The sequence ATCGTGAGGCAGGTGCGGACCGCGATGCCGTGGACCCAGGTCGAGTATTTCGATCGCCCCTCGAACTTCGTTCGGTTGAGAAATAGTCGGACGAACACCTCTTGGGCCGCGTCGTTCGCGTCGTGCTCGTTGCTCAACAGGCGAAAGCAGATTTGCCAAACCCGCTGCCGGAACCGTTCGACCAAGGCGACAAACGCCGGTCCATCGGAACCTTCGCGGGCCGCCGCGGCAGCCAATTGCTCGTCGCTGAGTTCGGTGACGTTCACAACCGTTTCTACGAGCCGAACCAAGCCGATGGCGGCGAATCCGTTCGCCTTTCAAACGGTTAGTAGCCACGCTAGCCGGGGCGGTCACAATAAATGCCGGCGGCCGGGAATCGCGCTATAAGGCATTGCAGCCAAAGAAGATGCGATTCCCGCTCGCGCCGCCGAAGGGATTGAGGCGACGTATGGAAGCAGAAACGGCGGGCGCGGTCAAGTACAAAGCCTGCCTTTGAAAGTCTGAAAGTCTCGGCCAAGCTAGCGGCCGATGATCTTCACGTTGGTCGAAAGGAAAAGCGGTACGCCGTCGCCGTCGTAGACTGCTTCGCCGAAGAGGGCGGCGAAGCCGGTTGCGGGCTTTGACAAATCGAATGAGTAGCTGCCGTTGTCCGTGTTCGCGGGATGCGAGTCCCATTTGGAGTCGCGGAAGTCGCGGCTGGCGGAGGTGGTTGTCCAGATGCGGACCTCGCGCGGCTTCTTGTCCGATTGGATTTGAAGCGTGGCTTTGTCGTCGCTGTTGTAATAATGCCAGGAGAGTTTCGGCAGGGGCTTGCCGTCGGCCACTTCATGGTGCAGCGCGGCGAGCGCGCCGGCGATCCGCGCGGGATCGTTCAGACTGTGGCCGCTGTTGGGCGTGTAGCAGACGTACTTTTCTCCCTGCAAATCGTCCCAATAGAGGTTCAGCGCGTCGAGAGTCCAATAGCGATCGTTGGTTCCGAGCAGAATGAATTTCGGCTGCGTAATCGCCGCGCGATAGCTATAGGGATCGACGATCGCCTGCAGGCGCTTGCCGCGCTCCGTGTCGAGGAAGCCTTGCAGCCCTTTGTCGGAGTAATCGCGAAGCTGCTCCGAAAAGCGGCCGTACGCCTCTAATTGATGCTTGGTCTGCAAATCGAAATTGAGCGTGTCGATCACCATTGGGGCGAGACAGTTCACGCGCGGATCGACCGCGGCCGTGAGCCAAGTGGTCCAGCCGCGCTTCGAGGCGCCCGTGACCGTGAAGTGCTTGATGTCGAGCGACCACTCTTTGCCGCAGAATTCCTGCACGGCATCCATTCCGCGGACCGCGCTCTTCGTCATCGGCAGAAGCAAGAGCCATTCGGAATCGTTCGTCAGGAAGTACTCCAAGAACGTATATGCGATGATCTTGTCCTCGACGAGCCCGCCGAAAATCGGCTGCTCGGGGACTTGCATCAGCACCGCCACCGGGGCCTGCAAATGCTCGGCCAGATCGGCGATCTTTTCGACTTGTTGGACTCCGCGCTCGTTGTAGTCGAGCGGCGCCCCCTCGGCGATCGGCTGCTCAAGCTCGGATCGCCAGGCGCCGCCGGCGATTATCAGCAATCCTTGGGCGGCGTCGTTCACGTGCGACGGGCGATAGATGAAAAGCTGATGCTTCCAGACGATATTCTTCCAAGTCTGAGAGGTGAGCGTCAGCTCGACGAAGGTCCCCTTACCGGCCTTTCCCTCGCGGCGCTTCGTCCAGCGAAAGCTCTTATCTTCCTTGGCGATGTAGGCCTTGAGTTCGCCGTCGGGCGCCTTCACCGTCGCGGACTCTTCGGCTACCGATCGCTGCGCGCCGACGAGGCAAGCAAAACAGGCGAGCGTGATTCGGGCCAAATAGGAAAGGATGTGTCGGTATCGCGCGCCGCGAATTGGGTTGGTCAACATCGTCGGTCCTCAAGCGGAATTCGCCAGAATTCCGAAGTGGGGGAGAAAGCGAAGGCGACTGAATCCTGGCGAATTCAGCTACAAGATTTACCACTTGAGTCCGAATTGCGAGCCATCGCCGACGCGGCCCAGGCCGCCCTTGAGCGGCGTCTTGCGCTTCGCAGGGGCAGCTTTAGGCGGTTCGGGCTCTTCCGCGGCCGCGGTGGCTTTCTTAATGGGCTCGGGCCGCAGTTGCAGTGCTTTGAGCGACAAGCTGATTCGTTGTGCCTCGGGATCGACGGAGATCACCTTGACCTCGACCTCCTGTCCCTCGGCCACTACATCGCTTGCTCGAAAGACTCGCTGGTGGGCCAATTCGCTGATGTGGATCAGTCCCTCGACGCCAGGCTCCAAGCGGACGAACGCCCCGAATTCGGTCAGCTTCGAGACAGTCCCGCTGACGCGACTGGTTGCCGGATACTTCGCCGTGACGTTGCTCCAGGGGTTTTCCGAGAAATCGCGGAGGTTGAGGCTGATCTTGTGAGTCTGCGGGTCGATCTTTTCGATCTTCACGCGGACTTTCTGTCCCACTTGGAGCACATCGCCCGGATGCTTGATGCGGTCCCAGCTTATTTGGCTGACGTGCAACAGGCCATCGACACCGCCCAAATCGACGAACGCCCCGAAGTCGCGTAGACTGCGGACGATCCCCTCGCGGACCTGACCGGGGGCGAGTTCTTCCAACAGCCGCTTCTTGGCATCAGCCTGCTCGCGCTCGATCATTGCTCGGCGGCTGAGCACGAGATTCCGCCGATCGGGATTGGCTTCCGTAACAATGCAGGGAAACTTCTGCCCGACGAATTGCTCGATCTGCTCGACGCGAAAGGTCGCGATCTGGCTCACCGGGATAAAGCCGCGAATGCGGTTCACCTCGACCTCGAGGCCCCCTTTGTTGTGCCCAGTCACATTGGCCTCGACGACCATTCCCTCCGACACCTGCGACCAATCGCCGACCTCGACGGCTGCGTCCGGCAAACTCACTTCATACAAACCCTCTTCGGCGTTGAAGCGGATAACCAACACATCAAGCATCGTTCCCGGCTCGGGCGGCTCGGCGAATTGGCGAATTGAAACAACTCCTTGATTGCGACCAGGGAGTTCCAGGAATACGTCGTCGCGATACACGTGGACGACCTTACCGAGCTGACGCGACTCCAGCTCAAGTTCCATTCCGACGGCGGCAGCGGTGGCGGCGCCGCGCCCTTCCGCTGCAAGAAGGTCGTCGACCGACATGTCGCCAAGTGCTTCCTGAAGCTCTTGGGCCAATTCCGGAGGCAACTCAGCCCGAAGGTTCGGTGGAGGAACCTTCTCGCCGGTTCGAGCGGGCACGACAAACTTGCGGGGCGTTTTTCCCTGAGCCAGCGGCGCCGGTTTGGGTTGAAACTCACCCGTCGGCGCCGGCTGAGACTCCGCCGATGGTACAGCCGTCGCCGTCGATTCTGCCAACTGAGAAGCGGACTCGATCGGGGACGATTCCTGCGGCGATTCGGAAGCCGTCTGTTGAGTCTGGGCTGGCCCCGCGGGTGTCGCGCCGCCGGGCGATGCCGGGTCCGGAGTCAAGAATAGGGTCTTCACACGCGGCGGAATCCGCGGCGGCGGGGCGCCCTCTCGCTGGCTGCCGATCTTGATCCGTGGTTTGTTGCGGTCCTCGTTGGCCGTCGAATCCGGCGCGGCGGGGGATTCGTGCGGGTCGCTCGTCATAATGGGCTCGTAGTTGACCGGTCGATTGTCAGTTTGCGTGTCAGCGGGTAGTTTCAATCTATGAAGGAAGCGACCAAAATGCAACGCTGCGCGTGGGCCACGAGCGAATTGGGGATCATCTATCACGACCGGCAATGGGGCGTGCCGCTACACGACGATCGAGCGCTGTTTGAAATGCTGATCCTCGAAGGAGCGCAAGCCGGCTTGAGCTGGGAGACGATCCTTAATAAGCGCGAAAACTATCGAGCCGCATTCGACGATTTCGACGCCGAAAAGATCGCCGGCTATAGTCGACGCAAAATCGCCAAGCTCCTGGCGAATCCCGGCATCGTCCGTAACCGACTGAAGGTCGCGGCCGCAGTCCGAAATGCGCAAGCGTTTCTCCAAGTTCGCGAGGAGCACGGCACGTTCGACGGCTACATCTGGCTGTTCGTCGACGGCCGCCCGATACAAAACCGCTGGCGAAATGTGAGGCAAGTGCCGGCTCACACACCGGTGTCGGACGCAATGAGCAAGGATCTGTTGCGTCGCGGCTTCAAATTCGTCGGCACGACGATCTGTTATGCCTACATGCAGGCCGTCGGTATGGTGAACGACCACCTGCTCGATTGTTTCCGATATGCCGAGGTCTCGGGCACCGGCGAATCGCTCGGTAGGATGCGTCGAGCGAAGCGCTGACGCATCGGCGCCCGCGACCGACCAAAGAGCTATCGCGCCGCGAAGCGAGCTGCCTGACTGGCGATATCAAGACCAACCGTTTCGCCCCAGGCTCGCAAAAGTCGCGAATAAACCAATCCCGGCGTGGCGGAGCCGATCGGGCGGCCATCGAACCGCGTGACCGGAAGCAAGCAGTTCGGAGTGCTCGACAGTAAGACCTCATCCGCTTCGGCCACGTCGTCCGGCATGATTTCGCGATCGACAATTGAGAGGTTCAGCTTGCCGGCCAATTCGATCACGAATTCCAAACTCACGCCCGGCAGCACGCTCGAACGCGGCGGCGAAATCAGACCGACGCCGCTAACGTAGAGCAGAATGTTGGCTGTCGAAGTTTCCGTCACGTGCCCGGCGGCATCGAGCAGCATCGCCCGAGCGCCCGGTTCCTTGGCGGTCGCTTCCTTGTCGGCGAGGAAATAGTGCATCCGGCTGCGGCACTTGAGTTCGGCCGGCCAACATTGGGACGGGACCTGCTGGATCGAGGTCGTTACGAGCGACAGTCCCTCGCTGTAGCATTTCGCCCAGAGTCGGAACGCCAGCGGAAACGTGTGCAATCCGACGGTCGCGATGTGGTTCCGACTCTCGGCGAGCGCCGGATATGGCCCAGGCGTGACGAAGATCGCGAGCCCCAGATCGTCTCCCGGCGCCAAAAGCGGATGGTTTCTCGCGACCAACTCCTCGGCAATCTGCCCGAACTCTGCGTTGGTCAACCCGGAGTCGATGCCGCAAACCTCGAGAGAATGTCGCAGCCGCTCGAGGTGCCGACCGAGGCGGAACAGTCGGCCGCCGAAGGTGCGCAGTTGCTCGGTGACTGTCGCCCCCGTCACGAACCCGGCGTCGTCGATCGGCAAAGTCGCCTGACTCGCCGGCAGGATTCGTCCATTTAGAAACGCATATGGTTCGCTCATTTCCCCAGTGTCAGACCGCCGCCTCGGGTTGACAAGCCCTTTGCGATCCGCGGAATCGCGCGACGAGGCCGGCGAGCGGCGAAAACGTGGTCCATTCCGCTCCTGGCGTGGCCGAGATCAAAAAGACCGAGCCGGTGAATACTCCCATGACCGCCGAAAAGGTATAGAGCCGCATGAAAACGGCGATTCCGATATGCAGGCTGATCGTAGCCAGCGCCCAGAAGGTCCGCGTGCGCCTTGGCCAGACAAAGATCGGATATCCGGCCTCGATCACCAGCGTTCCCAAGCCCGCCAGTTTTGGCAGCAGCGGGACGGAGGCGAGCCAGCTCATGTCGAATCCGCAAAGGTCGCTGCGCATCAAGGCGCACCAGATCGCTTCGCCATTCCACCAATCGTCGCCTGCGCCTTTCTCCAGCCCGCACGATAGGTACATGATGCAGAGATGAATCTGAATGACGCGTAGTCCCAGTCGTGCGCTGGACGACGACTCTCCGCTGGTGCGTCCCGCCGAGCGATCGAGCGACAGGGCGCCGCCGATCGGCATCCACATGCCGTAGAAGAGGGCGATTTGAGCAAACGAATCGACGCCGTAGATCGATGCCCCGGCGCTTGATTTCATCATGAGGTGAGTAATGTAAGCCGCGACCGCGGCATAGCGCGTCCGATAGCCGAGCAACAAGGCTGCAAGGGATGCGACATAAACCAAGAACACGCCCTTAACGCAAGCGGCGTCCGAAATCCCGACTGGTGAGAGCGCGTCGGCCAGCCAACCGAGTCGCGGGACAAACTCGTGCAGCGTTGGATCCATCACCTGCCACTGGACGATCCCGCGGCTGCCATATAGATCGAGCAGATTCTGCGCTATCGACAGCGCCTGGAATAAGAGCACGCTGGCTAACCCGATGCGGAACACCGCCAATGGGGCCGGCGAAGCCGGGGCGGACACGAAGCGGACGAATCCCGCCGCTAGGCGGCGAGGCAAGGAAGCGGCGGCGGAGGCGATCGACTCGATCATGGTGATACCTGCGTCCTAAAGCAAGAGCGTGATGAACCGAACCGAGAAGCAATAAAACCGCATGGGCACGAAGACACGAAGGAAGCAATGGAAGATTTGTTTAAAGATGCGTCCACTTCCTGGTGTCTTCATGCCGTTGCGGTTTCGGTTGCTGAAGGCGCTTTGGCCGTGCGGCGTTAAGAAGTTAAGCGTAGGCAGGAGCGAGATGTTACATGGGTTTGCGATCAGGAGGCACTCGAAGTTAGCCGCCATCGCGGCTGAAGCTGGTGGTGTAGACGGTGTCCCACTCCGGCCGGCAGCCTTCGCGATAGCCCTTCATCGTGGGCATGTCCTCCGCCACGGCGAGAACTTCGATTTGGCGAACATGCGGGTAGCGGCCGAACAGGGCGGCTGCCCACGACTTGGCGACCTCACCGCGAAGCTTCTTGTAGGCAAACATGCTCGCCGTGCTATCAAAACGTAGATTGGCCTCGCGGGTCGTTCCTTGTTCGCCCGATTCTTCCCAGGTATTGCCGGCGTCGTCGGTCAGCGTGAAATGGACCTGAAACTGCGGCGCAACGCCAGGAGCGAAAAATCCGAAGCTGTTGTCCGCCCCGGATAATGCGGAATAAGCCGTGACGGTCTGCCCAACGGGAGTGCGTGGGGAAAACAGGCGAATGTGGGCGGCGCCACAGGCAACCAATACGAGGTGGAAGGCGGCCAACGCGGTCAAGAAGGCGAAGCGGAGGGTCATGGCGAGGGTCCTTTCGGGTCAAAAATGGAGTTCTATTCGACCGGCCTGCGTTTCTTAGCCCTCTCAATACTTGAGAGGGCGGAGTAAGGGAGAGACTGCAAGTGTGCGACTCCCGCTTACCCCGGCCCCTTTCGAGCCATCGGCAGGCTCACGTCGAAAGGGGCAACGCGGGGTGAATCAACGCTGGTCCAAGAAATGACGGCGCCGGTCACTTGGACCGGCGCCGTCTCGAGCTTTTTGGCCGACTTAGGCATCGTAGCCGTCGTCGCATCCACCGTCGTAACCGCCATCGCAACCATCGTCGCAACCGCCGTCGCAGCCTCCGCCGAAGAAGCTGCCGAAGCAGCCATCGCCACCGAAGAAGCTGCCGAAGCAACCGTCGCCGCCGCAGTTCATATCACCGCGGTACGAGCGGAAGTTGCCGCATCGATCACCTCGGTATTCGCCGCAACGGTCCGAGTTGTAGCTGCCGCATCGGTCGCCGCGGTAGTCGCCACAGCGATCCGA is a genomic window of Pirellulales bacterium containing:
- a CDS encoding S1 RNA-binding domain-containing protein, which produces MTSDPHESPAAPDSTANEDRNKPRIKIGSQREGAPPPRIPPRVKTLFLTPDPASPGGATPAGPAQTQQTASESPQESSPIESASQLAESTATAVPSAESQPAPTGEFQPKPAPLAQGKTPRKFVVPARTGEKVPPPNLRAELPPELAQELQEALGDMSVDDLLAAEGRGAATAAAVGMELELESRQLGKVVHVYRDDVFLELPGRNQGVVSIRQFAEPPEPGTMLDVLVIRFNAEEGLYEVSLPDAAVEVGDWSQVSEGMVVEANVTGHNKGGLEVEVNRIRGFIPVSQIATFRVEQIEQFVGQKFPCIVTEANPDRRNLVLSRRAMIEREQADAKKRLLEELAPGQVREGIVRSLRDFGAFVDLGGVDGLLHVSQISWDRIKHPGDVLQVGQKVRVKIEKIDPQTHKISLNLRDFSENPWSNVTAKYPATSRVSGTVSKLTEFGAFVRLEPGVEGLIHISELAHQRVFRASDVVAEGQEVEVKVISVDPEAQRISLSLKALQLRPEPIKKATAAAEEPEPPKAAPAKRKTPLKGGLGRVGDGSQFGLKW
- a CDS encoding PhoPQ-activated protein PqaA family protein, which produces MLTNPIRGARYRHILSYLARITLACFACLVGAQRSVAEESATVKAPDGELKAYIAKEDKSFRWTKRREGKAGKGTFVELTLTSQTWKNIVWKHQLFIYRPSHVNDAAQGLLIIAGGAWRSELEQPIAEGAPLDYNERGVQQVEKIADLAEHLQAPVAVLMQVPEQPIFGGLVEDKIIAYTFLEYFLTNDSEWLLLLPMTKSAVRGMDAVQEFCGKEWSLDIKHFTVTGASKRGWTTWLTAAVDPRVNCLAPMVIDTLNFDLQTKHQLEAYGRFSEQLRDYSDKGLQGFLDTERGKRLQAIVDPYSYRAAITQPKFILLGTNDRYWTLDALNLYWDDLQGEKYVCYTPNSGHSLNDPARIAGALAALHHEVADGKPLPKLSWHYYNSDDKATLQIQSDKKPREVRIWTTTSASRDFRDSKWDSHPANTDNGSYSFDLSKPATGFAALFGEAVYDGDGVPLFLSTNVKIIGR
- a CDS encoding DNA-3-methyladenine glycosylase I, with protein sequence MQRCAWATSELGIIYHDRQWGVPLHDDRALFEMLILEGAQAGLSWETILNKRENYRAAFDDFDAEKIAGYSRRKIAKLLANPGIVRNRLKVAAAVRNAQAFLQVREEHGTFDGYIWLFVDGRPIQNRWRNVRQVPAHTPVSDAMSKDLLRRGFKFVGTTICYAYMQAVGMVNDHLLDCFRYAEVSGTGESLGRMRRAKR
- a CDS encoding aminotransferase class IV, with the translated sequence MSEPYAFLNGRILPASQATLPIDDAGFVTGATVTEQLRTFGGRLFRLGRHLERLRHSLEVCGIDSGLTNAEFGQIAEELVARNHPLLAPGDDLGLAIFVTPGPYPALAESRNHIATVGLHTFPLAFRLWAKCYSEGLSLVTTSIQQVPSQCWPAELKCRSRMHYFLADKEATAKEPGARAMLLDAAGHVTETSTANILLYVSGVGLISPPRSSVLPGVSLEFVIELAGKLNLSIVDREIMPDDVAEADEVLLSSTPNCLLPVTRFDGRPIGSATPGLVYSRLLRAWGETVGLDIASQAARFAAR